The following DNA comes from Candidatus Desulfofervidus auxilii.
TATCTACTTCCTTTAAGGCATCTTTTATTTCTTCCATAGAGATAGCTTGACCATGAAATCTTTCTGCTAATTCAATTGCTCTTTCTAAAGTACGGTTAGCAACAATTAAACTTTTAGCACCATTGTTTAAAAGATGTTGAGCAGCTAATTCTGCCATTTCTCCTGCACCAATAAGCATAATGCGTTTTCCTTCTAAATGACCAAATATTTTCTTTGCCATCTCTACTGCTGCATAACTAACAGAAACAGCATGATGAGCTAATTTTGTTTCAGTACGGATGCGTTTAGCTACTGAAAATGCTTTATGCAAAAGGCGATTTAAAATTGGTCCAGCTGTACGATGCTTTAAAGCAAGACGATAGGCATCTTTTATTTGACCAAGTATTTGAGGCTCTCCTAATACCATAGAATCTAAAGAAGAAGCTACACGAAAAAGGTGTTTGACAGCATTTATATGAGAATATACATAAAGAAACTTTTCAAGCTGAGATAAAGGTATTTTTCCATAATCTGAAAGAAAATTTTTTACTATTTTAACTGCAACTTCAGGGGCATTTTTTGTAACAAATAGAATTTCTACTCGATTACAGGTAGAAAGGAAAAATACTTCTTTCATGCCAGAAAGGCGTATAAGCTGTGAAAGTATTTCATCTGTATGTTGAGCAGCAGAAAGTTTTTCTCTTATTTCTATAGGAGCTGTCCGATAGTTAAGACCTAAAAGCAATATATTATGAGCATTCATATTTTTCACCTAAAGCTGTGATAACCTTTAAGAAGATAATTAACTCCAAGAAATGTAAATAGCAAGCAAGCAAAGCCTATAATGGATAACCAGGCAGCTCTCCTTCCTCTCATGCCTTTAGTTATTCTTTGATATAATAAAACAGCATATACAAGCCATGTTAATACTGACCAAATTTCTTTTGGATCCCAACTAAAAAATTGTCCTCTGACCCATTGTGCATAAATAGAACCACTTACTAATCCTAAAGTAAGCATAACAAATCCTACAATGAGGGCATGATAATTTAAAGTGTCAAGAAAGGATAAAGCAGGAAGACGGCGAAAAATACCTCTTGTTTTCTTTTGTTTAATTTGGCTTTCTTGTAAAAGATAAACAATACCTGCACAAAAAGCCACAGCTAAAAGTGCATCACCAATAAGACTTAAACCAATATGTAAATTGAGCCATAATTCCCGAAATGAGGGACGTGGAGGAGTAGCAATTCCAGGGACAAGACGTGAAAGGAAAAGTAAAGAGACAATTAGTGGGGTAAAAAATGCTCCTAAAATGCCTACATTAAATCGGTAAAAAAGTATAAGATAAGTTAGAGAAAGTGACCAAGCTACA
Coding sequences within:
- the hemA gene encoding glutamyl-tRNA reductase, coding for MNAHNILLLGLNYRTAPIEIREKLSAAQHTDEILSQLIRLSGMKEVFFLSTCNRVEILFVTKNAPEVAVKIVKNFLSDYGKIPLSQLEKFLYVYSHINAVKHLFRVASSLDSMVLGEPQILGQIKDAYRLALKHRTAGPILNRLLHKAFSVAKRIRTETKLAHHAVSVSYAAVEMAKKIFGHLEGKRIMLIGAGEMAELAAQHLLNNGAKSLIVANRTLERAIELAERFHGQAISMEEIKDALKEVDIIISSTGAPHFIIHYEDIKQIMRERRHRPIFFIDIAVPRDIDPKINKLDNAYVYDIDDLQSVVEENRLKRQKEAIKAERIVEEETIKFQRWLETLEVVPTIIALKYKLETIRLKELNKTFNRLKHLSEEDKKAISIMTEAMIKKILHDPITFLKQKENRDKIDFYLDITRQLFNLDNIEEKHEYHKT
- the ccsB gene encoding c-type cytochrome biogenesis protein CcsB yields the protein MSLFGYTVSMICFLINLFTIHRTLLRIATFILFLTFWLHTAAIGFSWMRYGFFPLLSMEGSLSFVAWSLSLTYLILFYRFNVGILGAFFTPLIVSLLFLSRLVPGIATPPRPSFRELWLNLHIGLSLIGDALLAVAFCAGIVYLLQESQIKQKKTRGIFRRLPALSFLDTLNYHALIVGFVMLTLGLVSGSIYAQWVRGQFFSWDPKEIWSVLTWLVYAVLLYQRITKGMRGRRAAWLSIIGFACLLFTFLGVNYLLKGYHSFR